A genomic window from Massilia sp. METH4 includes:
- a CDS encoding tetratricopeptide repeat protein — translation MTTDTLLRAAVAHHQRGALAEADALYAQVLQRDPDNFDALHLSGVVARQRGDAPLALQLIGRAIALDGTRAIAHCNLGAALQDAGRDSDALASYERALALQPDYALALCNRGNALRRLGRPDEALDSYAAALALSPRYPEALCNRALALQELGRHDEALDGFAAALQARPAYAEAINGAAVSLLATGKAEQALQGFDRALQLKPGYAEAWCGRGGMLLYAGQFDAALDSYRHALAARPGYARAQLGLANTLRVLGRHDAAIAAYRQAKELGADAATVDYLLAALGAGAAPAASPPGYVAALFDGYAPRFERHLVGELRYRTPEALAGLLGRHLTRQGGNDVLDLGCGTGLCAPLLRPFARRLEGVDLSRAMLERAAALELYDGLACADIVPFLRDGSGRWDVLVAADVLVYVGDLAALFAAARQAMRADAVFAFSVETLEEGTFALRPSGRYAHSGAYLRELAARHGLALRALEPCTLRQDSGTDVAGLLAVLVRGTD, via the coding sequence ATGACTACCGACACCCTCTTGCGCGCGGCCGTCGCGCACCACCAGCGCGGCGCGCTCGCCGAAGCCGATGCCCTGTATGCGCAGGTGCTGCAACGGGACCCCGACAATTTCGATGCCCTGCACCTGTCCGGCGTGGTGGCGCGCCAGCGCGGCGACGCGCCGCTGGCCTTGCAGCTGATCGGCCGGGCGATCGCGCTGGACGGCACGCGGGCGATCGCCCACTGCAACCTGGGCGCCGCGCTGCAGGACGCCGGCCGCGACAGCGATGCGCTGGCCAGCTACGAGCGGGCGCTGGCGCTGCAGCCCGACTATGCGCTGGCGCTGTGCAACCGCGGCAATGCGCTGCGCCGGCTTGGCCGCCCGGATGAGGCGCTGGACAGTTATGCGGCGGCGCTGGCGCTGTCGCCGCGCTACCCGGAAGCGCTGTGCAACCGCGCACTGGCTCTGCAGGAACTGGGCCGGCACGACGAGGCGCTGGATGGTTTCGCCGCCGCGCTGCAGGCGCGCCCCGCCTACGCGGAAGCGATCAACGGCGCGGCCGTGTCGCTGCTGGCCACCGGCAAGGCGGAACAGGCGCTGCAGGGCTTCGACCGCGCGCTGCAGCTGAAACCCGGCTATGCCGAGGCGTGGTGCGGGCGCGGCGGCATGCTGCTGTACGCCGGGCAGTTCGACGCCGCGCTGGACAGCTACCGCCATGCGCTGGCGGCCCGTCCCGGCTATGCGCGCGCCCAGCTGGGGCTCGCCAATACGCTGCGCGTGCTGGGCCGCCATGACGCGGCCATCGCCGCCTATCGCCAGGCGAAGGAGCTGGGCGCCGATGCCGCCACCGTCGACTACCTGCTGGCCGCGCTCGGTGCCGGTGCCGCACCCGCCGCCTCGCCACCGGGCTACGTGGCCGCGCTGTTCGATGGCTATGCACCGCGCTTCGAGCGGCACCTGGTCGGCGAGCTGCGCTACCGCACGCCCGAAGCGCTGGCCGGGCTGCTGGGGCGCCACCTGACGCGCCAGGGCGGCAACGACGTGCTCGACCTGGGCTGCGGCACCGGCCTGTGCGCTCCCTTGCTGCGGCCCTTCGCGCGGCGGCTGGAAGGTGTCGACCTGTCCCGTGCGATGCTGGAGCGGGCGGCGGCGCTGGAACTCTACGATGGCCTGGCCTGCGCCGACATCGTGCCGTTCCTGCGCGACGGTTCCGGGCGGTGGGATGTGCTGGTGGCGGCCGACGTGCTGGTTTACGTCGGCGACCTGGCGGCACTCTTTGCCGCCGCGCGGCAAGCCATGCGCGCCGATGCCGTGTTCGCCTTTTCCGTCGAGACGCTGGAAGAGGGCACGTTCGCATTGCGCCCGTCGGGCCGTTACGCGCACTCCGGCGCCTACCTGCGCGAGCTGGCGGCCCGGCACGGCCTCGCCTTGCGCGCCCTGGAACCGTGCACGCTGCGGCAGGACAGCGGCACCGACGTGGCCGGCCTGCTCGCCGTCCTCGTGCGCGGCACGGACTGA
- the pnuC gene encoding nicotinamide riboside transporter PnuC gives MSPLEIAANAVMAISIVLAGRNNVHSWWLGIVGCSLFAVLFYDVRLYADVTLQVFFVLTCIAGWVQWLRGAGGQPLPITSASTKTVAAMAAAGLAATAAYGLMLREFTDAYAPFIDSAVLAFSVIAQFLLMGRRIETWPAWLLVNTVSVPLYASRGLYLTAALYAAYWFNALVSWWWWHRQMKRARSA, from the coding sequence GTGTCCCCACTCGAGATCGCGGCCAATGCCGTGATGGCCATTTCCATCGTGCTCGCCGGCCGCAACAACGTCCACTCGTGGTGGCTCGGCATCGTCGGCTGCTCGCTGTTCGCGGTGCTGTTCTACGACGTGCGGCTGTACGCCGACGTCACCTTGCAGGTTTTCTTTGTGCTCACCTGTATCGCCGGCTGGGTGCAGTGGCTGCGCGGTGCCGGCGGCCAGCCCCTGCCGATCACGTCCGCCAGCACGAAGACGGTGGCGGCGATGGCGGCCGCCGGCCTGGCGGCCACCGCGGCCTATGGCCTGATGCTGCGGGAATTCACCGATGCCTACGCACCGTTCATCGACTCGGCCGTGCTGGCCTTTTCCGTGATCGCGCAGTTCCTGCTGATGGGGCGGCGCATCGAGACCTGGCCCGCATGGCTGCTGGTGAACACGGTCTCGGTGCCGCTGTATGCCAGCCGCGGGCTGTACCTCACGGCGGCGCTGTACGCCGCCTACTGGTTCAACGCGCTGGTTTCCTGGTGGTGGTGGCATCGGCAGATGAAGAGGGCCCGATCCGCCTGA
- a CDS encoding M56 family metallopeptidase, whose translation MTMPLAWLAGGVDALGWTLVHFLWQGALVGVLTAVALAALRGARPQLRYAVACAGLLACVLWPAVTLALRLRIGGMAEGAVPAAQFTGLPHAAALGSHMEWIVAAWATCCIMLLARTALGMAWIAHATRTEGRDAHWQRQLDRLAQAMGVARQVRLRVVRHLASPVTAGCWRPVVLVPASLLSGMPPELLHALLAHELAHIRRHDYLVNLLQNLAESLLFYHPAVWWLSRRIRFERELIADDLAAAHAGGPRRLAHALSELEKRQFAHHEPALAADGGDLMKRITRLLRHESRPASASLSASRRDTATTLTAMLAAVLPALALAGAMAAGHAQAEGDAVVKPDQAGKIVFEGCAKPVWPAASLAAKESGTVTLAFLIGTDGSVDDARVRKSSGHPSLDQAALEGIGKCRFVPAHKDGAPVKAWMMMQYVWMPE comes from the coding sequence ATGACGATGCCGCTTGCGTGGCTCGCCGGCGGCGTCGATGCGCTCGGCTGGACCCTCGTGCACTTCCTGTGGCAGGGCGCGCTCGTGGGCGTCCTGACTGCCGTGGCGCTGGCCGCGCTGCGGGGCGCGCGGCCACAGCTGCGCTATGCCGTCGCCTGCGCGGGCCTGCTCGCCTGCGTGCTGTGGCCGGCAGTCACGCTGGCACTGCGGCTGCGCATCGGCGGCATGGCCGAGGGTGCCGTCCCGGCGGCGCAATTCACCGGCCTGCCGCATGCGGCGGCGCTGGGCTCGCACATGGAGTGGATCGTGGCTGCCTGGGCCACCTGCTGCATCATGCTGCTGGCCCGCACCGCGCTCGGGATGGCGTGGATCGCCCATGCCACGCGCACGGAAGGCCGCGATGCGCACTGGCAGCGGCAGCTGGACCGGCTGGCGCAGGCGATGGGCGTGGCCCGGCAGGTACGCCTGCGCGTCGTGCGCCACCTGGCCAGCCCGGTGACGGCCGGCTGCTGGCGTCCGGTCGTGCTGGTGCCGGCCAGCCTGCTGTCCGGCATGCCGCCCGAGCTGCTGCACGCGTTGCTGGCGCACGAGCTGGCCCATATCCGCCGGCACGACTATCTGGTGAACCTGTTGCAGAACCTGGCCGAGAGCCTGCTGTTCTACCACCCGGCCGTATGGTGGCTCTCGCGCCGCATCCGTTTCGAACGCGAGCTGATCGCTGACGATCTCGCCGCCGCGCATGCCGGCGGCCCGCGCCGCCTGGCGCATGCCCTGTCCGAACTGGAAAAGCGCCAGTTCGCCCACCACGAACCGGCCCTCGCGGCCGATGGAGGAGACCTGATGAAACGCATCACCCGATTGCTGCGCCATGAAAGCCGCCCCGCTTCCGCTTCTCTCTCGGCTTCGCGCCGCGATACCGCGACCACGTTGACGGCCATGCTGGCCGCCGTCTTGCCCGCACTGGCCCTGGCGGGAGCCATGGCTGCGGGCCATGCGCAGGCCGAGGGGGATGCAGTGGTGAAACCTGACCAGGCGGGCAAGATCGTGTTCGAAGGCTGCGCCAAGCCGGTGTGGCCGGCGGCGTCGCTGGCCGCCAAGGAGAGCGGCACCGTCACGCTGGCCTTCCTGATCGGCACGGATGGCAGCGTGGACGATGCCCGGGTACGCAAGTCGAGCGGTCATCCTTCGCTGGATCAGGCGGCGCTCGAAGGCATCGGCAAGTGCCGGTTCGTGCCCGCGCACAAGGATGGCGCACCGGTCAAGGCCTGGATGATGATGCAGTACGTGTGGATGCCCGAATGA
- a CDS encoding BlaI/MecI/CopY family transcriptional regulator, translating to MTASPEPPKPTPAELELLQALWPLGSATARQVHEALHASRPDLGYGAVLRLMQVMHGKGLLIRDDSARSHVYAPAQPRDTLQTNLLKDLLQRAFAGSAKALVLAALKTGISRKDREEIERMLKEEKE from the coding sequence ATGACCGCCTCCCCCGAACCGCCGAAACCCACGCCGGCCGAGCTGGAGTTGCTGCAGGCGCTATGGCCGCTTGGGTCCGCCACCGCGCGCCAAGTGCATGAAGCCCTGCACGCCAGCCGCCCCGACCTGGGGTACGGCGCCGTGCTGCGCCTGATGCAGGTCATGCATGGCAAGGGCCTGCTGATCCGCGACGACAGCGCCCGCTCCCATGTCTATGCGCCGGCTCAGCCTCGCGACACCCTGCAGACGAATTTGCTGAAAGACCTGTTGCAGCGCGCCTTCGCCGGGTCGGCCAAGGCGCTGGTGCTGGCGGCGCTGAAGACGGGCATCTCGCGCAAGGACCGTGAGGAAATCGAACGCATGCTCAAGGAGGAAAAGGAATGA
- a CDS encoding response regulator encodes MSHSPTMYLTTDATVRNILIVDDSAFEQRMLTDLLSEMPYRVSVAQNGAEGYRQALARHPDLILLDVRMPDMDGYACCRLLKANPATRDIPVIFVSGAESPEDRIRGLSIGGVDFVSKPFMPAELAARIHVHLNLMPRPEPLPEPAAPPSPADTDEVTVRAAMRLIRENLGALPRLADIARNVGTYREKLSTLFREHTGKTVFAFVREERLARGMQLLRETDFDVQHIAQLLGFRSAANFATAFRTRTGMTPSAYRVAMLDRGGS; translated from the coding sequence GTGAGCCATTCGCCAACCATGTACCTGACCACCGACGCCACCGTGCGCAATATCCTGATCGTGGACGATTCCGCATTCGAGCAGCGCATGCTGACCGACCTGCTCAGCGAAATGCCCTACCGCGTCAGCGTCGCCCAGAACGGTGCCGAAGGCTATCGCCAGGCACTGGCCCGGCACCCCGACCTGATCCTGCTCGACGTGCGCATGCCCGACATGGACGGCTACGCCTGCTGCCGGCTGTTGAAGGCCAATCCCGCCACGCGCGACATCCCCGTGATCTTCGTGAGCGGCGCCGAATCGCCGGAAGACCGCATCCGCGGGCTGTCGATCGGCGGCGTCGATTTCGTCAGCAAGCCGTTCATGCCGGCCGAGCTGGCCGCGCGCATCCACGTGCACCTGAACCTGATGCCCCGGCCCGAGCCGCTCCCCGAACCCGCGGCGCCCCCGTCGCCGGCCGATACGGACGAGGTCACCGTACGGGCGGCGATGCGGCTGATCCGGGAAAACCTGGGGGCGCTGCCGCGCCTGGCCGACATCGCGCGCAACGTGGGCACCTATCGGGAGAAGCTCAGCACGCTGTTCCGCGAACACACGGGCAAGACCGTGTTCGCCTTCGTGCGGGAGGAAAGGCTGGCGCGCGGCATGCAGCTGTTGCGCGAAACCGACTTCGACGTGCAGCACATCGCCCAGTTGCTGGGCTTTCGCAGCGCCGCCAACTTCGCCACCGCGTTCCGCACGCGCACCGGCATGACGCCCAGCGCCTACCGCGTGGCCATGCTGGACCGCGGCGGGAGCTAG
- a CDS encoding helix-turn-helix domain-containing protein, with product MRHTDFGQMPCPIARSLGKVGEWWSILILRDAFYGLTRFDEFEKSLKIAPNMLTRRLAGLVAGGLMEKRQYSARPPRYEYLLTEKGRAFKPVLLAFVAWGNEHLAPEGASLLVVNRETGQPAEQILVDKRSGRAISDEDYVFAPGPAAPEVMRARLREVSQRVPFIKHQGGNGGANPGANQP from the coding sequence ATGAGACATACCGATTTTGGCCAGATGCCTTGCCCGATCGCGCGCAGCCTCGGCAAGGTTGGCGAATGGTGGAGCATTCTCATCCTGCGCGACGCGTTTTACGGGCTCACCCGGTTCGACGAGTTTGAAAAGAGCTTGAAGATCGCCCCCAATATGCTGACCCGGCGCCTGGCGGGCCTGGTTGCCGGCGGGCTGATGGAGAAGCGGCAGTACAGCGCCCGGCCGCCGCGCTATGAATACCTGCTGACGGAAAAAGGCCGCGCCTTCAAACCCGTCCTGCTGGCATTCGTGGCATGGGGGAACGAGCACCTGGCGCCGGAAGGTGCCAGCCTCCTGGTGGTGAACCGGGAAACCGGCCAGCCGGCCGAGCAGATCCTGGTGGACAAACGCAGCGGCCGCGCGATCAGCGACGAGGATTACGTGTTCGCCCCCGGCCCGGCGGCACCGGAAGTCATGCGGGCGCGCCTGCGCGAAGTGAGCCAGCGGGTGCCGTTCATCAAGCACCAGGGCGGTAACGGTGGTGCCAATCCGGGCGCCAACCAGCCGTAG
- a CDS encoding DUF4142 domain-containing protein, protein MNKARMWKRYLGVPLLAVLMGMGSAYAQSMAKADEKALKDLAIANMSEVEAGKIALQKSQNAEVKAFAQQMIDDHTKGLDEVKAVAQAKNVTLPSEPDAKHKAMAKKLHAMSGEKFDKAYMEMAGVKSHKEAHALVMKTQSNAKDADVKGLAAKLQPTIDQHMGHVQQLAGTMKGMKSDTSMGTSGTGSTGSSAMPQGKDKMGTQTQQQSSGNTDNPKNPANQTANQPAK, encoded by the coding sequence ATGAACAAGGCAAGGATGTGGAAGAGGTACCTGGGCGTGCCGCTGCTGGCCGTCCTGATGGGCATGGGCTCGGCCTATGCGCAGTCGATGGCGAAAGCCGACGAGAAGGCGCTGAAGGACTTGGCGATCGCCAATATGTCGGAAGTGGAAGCGGGCAAGATCGCCCTGCAGAAGTCGCAAAACGCTGAAGTGAAGGCCTTCGCCCAGCAGATGATCGACGATCACACCAAGGGCCTCGATGAAGTGAAGGCCGTGGCGCAGGCAAAGAACGTGACCCTGCCGAGCGAGCCGGATGCGAAGCACAAGGCCATGGCGAAGAAGCTGCACGCCATGTCCGGCGAGAAGTTCGACAAGGCCTACATGGAAATGGCCGGCGTGAAGAGCCACAAGGAAGCGCATGCGCTTGTCATGAAGACCCAGTCCAATGCCAAGGATGCGGACGTGAAGGGCCTGGCCGCCAAGCTGCAGCCCACGATCGACCAGCACATGGGCCACGTGCAGCAGCTGGCTGGCACGATGAAGGGCATGAAGAGCGACACCTCCATGGGCACCTCGGGCACCGGCAGCACCGGCAGCTCGGCCATGCCACAGGGTAAGGACAAGATGGGCACCCAGACCCAGCAGCAGTCCAGCGGCAATACGGACAATCCGAAGAATCCGGCCAACCAGACGGCCAACCAGCCGGCGAAGTGA
- a CDS encoding OsmC family protein — protein sequence MQFEARLEWQRNGQPFLDQKYSRGHEWIFDGGARVPASSSPLSVPLPMSVADNVDPEEALIAATASCHMLFFLSIAAKRGHVVESYIDHAVGLLEKTAEGRMAMTNITLRPEIVFAGGDWPGEEEIAAMHHEAHDKCYIANSLKTEITIEPPIEPEG from the coding sequence ATGCAATTCGAAGCACGACTGGAATGGCAGCGCAACGGCCAGCCCTTCCTCGACCAGAAATACAGCCGCGGCCACGAGTGGATCTTCGACGGCGGCGCGCGCGTTCCCGCCTCGTCCTCGCCGCTGTCGGTGCCGCTGCCGATGTCGGTGGCCGACAATGTCGACCCCGAGGAAGCGCTGATCGCGGCGACCGCCAGCTGCCACATGCTGTTCTTCCTGTCGATCGCGGCCAAGCGCGGCCACGTGGTGGAAAGCTATATCGACCATGCCGTGGGCCTGCTGGAGAAGACCGCCGAGGGCCGCATGGCGATGACGAACATCACGCTGCGCCCGGAGATCGTGTTTGCCGGCGGCGACTGGCCGGGCGAGGAAGAGATCGCCGCCATGCACCACGAGGCGCACGACAAATGCTATATCGCGAACTCGCTGAAGACGGAAATCACGATCGAGCCGCCAATCGAGCCGGAAGGCTGA
- a CDS encoding DNA-3-methyladenine glycosylase I, translating to MSERTRCTWANPANPRYIAYHDEEWGVPCHDERRLFEMLNLEGAQAGLSWETILNKRESYRAAFDDWDPVKIAAYGPERVAELLADPGIVRNRLKVAAAVTNAQAYLRLREGGQTLDGYLWGWVDGKPICNHIATPADRAAKTELSDRIAKDLAKRGFKFVGSTIVYAYLQGVGIVNDHDAACFRHAECARLG from the coding sequence ATGAGCGAGCGCACCCGCTGCACCTGGGCCAACCCGGCCAATCCCCGCTACATCGCCTACCACGACGAAGAGTGGGGCGTGCCGTGCCACGACGAGCGGCGGCTGTTCGAGATGCTGAACCTGGAAGGCGCGCAGGCCGGGCTGTCGTGGGAGACGATCCTGAACAAGCGCGAGTCGTACCGCGCCGCGTTCGACGACTGGGACCCGGTGAAGATCGCCGCCTACGGGCCGGAAAGGGTGGCCGAACTGCTGGCCGACCCCGGCATCGTGCGCAACCGGCTGAAGGTCGCCGCGGCGGTCACGAACGCGCAAGCCTACCTGCGGCTGCGCGAAGGCGGCCAGACGCTGGACGGCTACCTGTGGGGCTGGGTGGACGGCAAGCCGATCTGCAACCACATCGCCACCCCGGCCGATCGCGCCGCGAAAACGGAACTGTCCGACCGCATCGCGAAGGACCTGGCGAAACGGGGCTTCAAGTTCGTCGGCTCCACCATCGTGTACGCCTACCTGCAGGGCGTGGGCATCGTCAACGACCATGATGCGGCGTGCTTCCGGCACGCGGAGTGCGCGCGCCTTGGCTGA
- the mnmC gene encoding FAD-dependent 5-carboxymethylaminomethyl-2-thiouridine(34) oxidoreductase MnmC, translating into MADRTILDLAFDEQRFHAARAGAGSLHYLCVQAALPAVDDPALAARWPLAVPGLHRVELDGGRTVLDIALGEPDALLPELAARVDEFIAPSTQAPLRALARLAAPGARLLTALGDEAWRRNLRAAGFSWEAETEPLEARYTSRKPQPPRPAPPVKSAVVIGAGVAGAAACERLCAHGWQVTLVERHAEPAQEASGNRAGIFMPLLSRDDNIPTRLTRAAYLYAMRRWQALGGMAPDGSVPILGQQCGVLQLARDAEHAALQREVAEAWRYPEAYVRWLDAAEASARLGAATPHGAWLFPQGGWANPASVCRAMLAACGEGLRRVFHAEALTLERTADHWLARGSDGTVLAEGAHVIVANGAGAMHLPQTAPLPLYTMRGQVTHLAADAFAPLPLVVCREAYMTPAVDGIVSVGATYDKDADRALRAASQQENLSRAREILGGGRVPDAPPLAGRVGLRCMAPDRLPLVGALPDYAAPGQPERLRDVPRYPNLHALLGYASRGLIWAPLAAELLVCQLEGLSSPLEASLAAALDPGRFLLKSRRKIVAPTP; encoded by the coding sequence TTGGCTGACCGCACGATCCTCGACCTGGCGTTCGACGAGCAGCGCTTCCATGCCGCCCGCGCGGGCGCGGGCTCGCTGCATTACCTCTGCGTGCAGGCGGCCTTGCCGGCAGTGGACGATCCAGCGCTCGCGGCCCGCTGGCCGCTGGCCGTGCCGGGCCTGCACCGCGTCGAGCTCGATGGCGGCCGCACGGTCCTCGACATCGCGCTGGGCGAGCCCGATGCGCTGCTGCCGGAACTGGCGGCGCGCGTGGACGAGTTCATCGCGCCGTCCACGCAGGCGCCGCTCCGGGCACTGGCGCGGCTCGCCGCGCCCGGGGCCCGGCTGCTGACGGCACTGGGCGACGAGGCCTGGCGCCGCAACCTGCGCGCCGCCGGCTTTTCGTGGGAGGCGGAAACCGAGCCGCTGGAAGCCCGCTACACGAGCCGCAAGCCGCAGCCGCCGCGGCCGGCGCCGCCGGTGAAGAGCGCCGTCGTCATCGGCGCCGGCGTGGCCGGTGCCGCCGCCTGCGAACGCCTGTGCGCGCACGGCTGGCAGGTCACGCTGGTGGAGCGCCACGCGGAACCGGCGCAGGAAGCCTCCGGCAACCGGGCCGGCATCTTCATGCCGCTGCTCTCGCGCGACGACAATATCCCCACGCGCCTGACGCGCGCCGCCTATCTGTACGCGATGCGCCGCTGGCAGGCGCTGGGCGGCATGGCGCCGGACGGCAGCGTGCCCATCCTTGGCCAGCAGTGCGGCGTGCTGCAACTGGCGCGCGACGCGGAGCACGCCGCATTGCAGCGCGAGGTGGCCGAGGCCTGGCGCTATCCGGAAGCCTATGTGCGCTGGCTCGATGCGGCCGAGGCGTCGGCACGGCTCGGCGCGGCCACGCCGCACGGCGCCTGGCTGTTTCCGCAGGGCGGCTGGGCCAATCCCGCCTCCGTGTGCCGCGCCATGCTGGCCGCCTGTGGCGAAGGGTTGCGGCGCGTGTTCCATGCCGAAGCGTTGACCCTGGAGCGCACGGCGGATCACTGGCTGGCGCGCGGCAGCGATGGCACCGTGCTGGCCGAGGGCGCGCACGTGATCGTCGCCAACGGCGCCGGCGCCATGCACCTGCCGCAGACGGCGCCGCTGCCGCTGTACACGATGCGCGGGCAGGTTACCCACCTGGCCGCGGACGCTTTCGCACCCTTGCCGCTGGTCGTGTGCCGCGAGGCCTATATGACGCCGGCCGTCGATGGCATCGTCAGCGTGGGCGCGACCTATGACAAGGATGCCGACCGCGCGCTGCGCGCCGCCAGCCAGCAGGAAAACCTGTCGCGCGCGCGAGAGATTCTCGGTGGGGGCCGCGTCCCCGATGCGCCGCCGCTCGCCGGCCGCGTGGGCCTGCGCTGCATGGCCCCCGATCGCCTGCCGCTGGTGGGCGCGTTGCCCGATTATGCGGCGCCCGGCCAGCCGGAGCGCTTGCGCGACGTGCCGCGCTACCCGAACCTGCATGCCTTGCTCGGTTACGCATCGCGTGGCCTGATCTGGGCGCCGCTCGCCGCCGAGTTGCTGGTTTGTCAGCTTGAAGGACTGTCATCGCCGCTGGAAGCCTCCCTGGCGGCCGCCCTTGATCCGGGCCGGTTTTTGCTCAAATCCCGGCGGAAAATTGTCGCGCCCACGCCATAG
- a CDS encoding HAMP domain-containing sensor histidine kinase, translating to MMEDRGGSPELFVFLASTVHDMKNSLSVLGGTLEGLLDRQASDEASYPQMAHMLYQTRRLSDNLMQLLALYKEVGKPTYPFEPVTVPLGELVHQVASQSRVLLAAKEIRLDLDYPQDLLWTLDEDLVIGVLCHAINNAVRYTRDRIRVAIAERDGMLEFRVEDNGMGFPPSMIEAGAVVGQGVNFLTNSSGLGLFFASEVAKMHKRRQQGGSVRLENGGPLGGGCFVLTLP from the coding sequence ATGATGGAAGATCGAGGCGGCTCGCCCGAGCTGTTCGTGTTTCTGGCTTCCACGGTGCACGACATGAAGAATTCGCTCAGCGTGCTGGGCGGCACGCTGGAGGGCCTGCTCGACAGGCAGGCCAGCGACGAAGCGTCGTACCCGCAGATGGCGCACATGCTGTACCAGACGCGCCGGCTGTCCGACAACCTGATGCAGCTGCTGGCGCTGTACAAGGAAGTGGGCAAGCCCACCTATCCGTTCGAGCCGGTCACGGTACCGCTGGGCGAGCTCGTGCACCAGGTGGCGAGCCAGTCGCGGGTGCTGCTGGCGGCGAAGGAAATCCGCCTCGACCTCGATTACCCGCAGGACCTGTTGTGGACGCTGGACGAGGATCTCGTCATCGGCGTGCTGTGCCACGCGATCAACAACGCCGTGCGCTACACGCGCGACCGCATCCGGGTGGCGATCGCCGAGCGCGACGGCATGCTGGAATTCCGCGTCGAGGACAATGGCATGGGCTTCCCGCCCTCGATGATCGAGGCGGGCGCCGTGGTGGGGCAGGGCGTGAACTTCCTGACCAATAGCAGCGGCCTGGGCCTGTTCTTCGCCAGCGAAGTGGCCAAGATGCACAAGCGCCGCCAGCAGGGCGGCAGCGTGCGCCTGGAAAACGGCGGGCCGCTGGGCGGCGGCTGCTTCGTGCTGACCTTGCCTTGA